TCTCGCCTCCGACATCCCGAACACTCGCTCACTTCCTCTCttgcatcaacatcaattcAACTCGTGATCTCATCTGTACTCTCATTACCGACATCAACACCCAAGGTCCTATCAAGCAACCTTTATTATCAGGCTCAGTTGATCCCTTCGATATCAAATCGTTCCTCGTCAACATCCTTTGGAAACCTTTTGGACCCTTGGATCAACTCGACATACTATCCCATATAACTCCATCTCCTTACTTCAATCCTTtatcatcacatcaattAACCCTTCTCGCCAGTCATCAGCTGGTCAATCTTACTATTCGCCCAACCCTGGAGGCTGACTATACATAACAACGGTAACGAGATTGGATTCGGTATAATAAACCACTCAACTCATATACTGGCACAATCAATACACCATCTAATTAACCCATCAATACAAATAAGATCAAATCCCCAAGATgcctcctcaacctcccgCTCCTCCCGTCTTCTACTCATTCCCCAAAGTAGATGTTttacaaggtgagtagtgATTTGTGACTTATTGACGATGCAATCCACAGCtgaccatctctttcttccccaCTTAGACTCCCTCGCTAACTTCGTCGTCAAAGCTCAGAGAGACGCTGTAGAGAAAAGAGGGAAATTCACCATCGCCCTATCGAGAGGAACTTTAGCTGCTAATTTAAAGGGATTGGTCGGTCAGGAGAACGTACAGTGGGATAAGTGGTGAGTTGGATTCTTCCTTATCTCCGAATTATTCTGATTTCTCCCTACTACGATACAATAAAGACACCACCTACAATGTAAGAGATACTGACTATCGACCTCATATAGGGAAGTATTCTTCTGTGACGAAGCAGCCGTGCCACTCGACTCTGAAGATTCAAATTACCATTCCAacattctctctttcctttccgaCGTTCCCATACCCGCTGGACAAATCCATACCATCGATGCCAACCTGTTGGACGACCTGGAAGAATTAGCTGATCAATATGAGAAACAGCTAATTGATCATTTCGCCAAATCGAATGCTGCCAGATACCCAACTTTCGATCTGATGCTTCTCGGTATAGGACCTGATGGTGAGACTGCCTCTTTGTTCCCCGGACATGAACTTTTGTCGGAGAGAGATGCCTGGGTGGCATATTTGGATGATGCGCCAAGAGGTCCAAAGAGAAGGATCACCATGACGTGAGTCCCACTCTCTACTGTCCTTCGTAGTTGGACCATATGactgattgatcgatgtaATTTAGCCTCCCCGTACTCACACATTGCTATCGAGCGGTATTTGTCGTGTCGGGAAATGAAAAGGCAGAAATGTTACATGCTATACTTGATAGACCAGAGGAAGGATTACCTTGTTCAAGAGTCAGACCTGCGTGAGTCCGTTTTCTTCGTGTCAAAACGTCATCTGGTAAATTTTTGTTCGAAACGACTGATTTGACTTGGTTGTTGTAGTTCCCCCGGATTAGTATTCTTCTTTGCTGATTCTGAAGCTGCTGGACTTACCAAGTACCCGCCAACGGCATTCAGATGGATCGATaatgagaaggaagctgaagaggcTGTAGCTGCTGCTAAGAGAAGGGCGGCTAGGAGAGCAGCTGAGGAGGGTGGAGAGTAGAGAGACCTGGATGTGTACGGAGATAGGATGATAAAGGAGATATCATTGGCAACTGGCAGAAGTTTAGTTGCCTAGTCTGAGGTTGTTCCTGTTTagaagtgaaggagaagtttAATTTGATATCATTGCGCGTGTCATATAATCGTCACATCACATGTCCATACCATTTGTTCCATTCCAATATACAATCCCGTCGAATTAGTCTTTTGGGGAAATAGGTAAATCAGGTCTCTCGATGATGTCCGATTGATCAGCTAGGTTTGGTTTTCCTAAGTATAGTGAATATATTTCAACATGCAAAATACAAGTGAATCACCCACAAGTGGACAACTGGACCTGAGGTCCGGGGATAATTGGAACGTTTCGCTTTGGTGTGCATTGCACTTTGGCTGGTGATTGCGGGTGGAATGTTTCAAGTATGTGATGAATATCTGCGGACTGAGCACTTATGACTGGATATATCAGGCCATAGCAAAGTGGCTGTGAGGGACGAACTCAGCCAAGCTAAACCAAGCTCAGCGAGTCAAGTCGAATATCATTACTCAGGTCGTTCAGCTCAGATATGATGCATTCGCTTTGCCTACCGTGCTCCATCCATATTCATGAAGCGGCGTCTCAAGTTTGGATCATGGATGAGCCTAGGCATATATAATCATCGAACAGACACACCcatgtgatgatgatgaccacCATCAGTCGAATTCGTCGAACAATAAGCATAAAACacccattccttcctctgTCTTGTGCAGGAATCAGTTTTTCcgattcattctcatttggTGGCTTTCCATACAGTACATTTGCGCAGTCCAACTGCTGTGGAATGTTGGCACATCACCAAAGAAACCAAGAAAAGTGCCTGATCGGGCAAGTGACCGCCCCTTCCTTTCCTACCTCTCGGACATCTACGCATAGTTACCGTAAAAAATGGGAAGACATGACGACTTTCCTAGAtgttttttcttttttgTTTGGTACAATTACGACGAGTAGGAGCTAGGATGAACGATACTAGCAGAGTATGTAagactatatatatagtcGAGCATTTCATTTCAAGATGTCAAATCTCGCACTTCCTGATTcctgtatacatatatcctATATAACGAGATAGACGCAGTAACCCAACTTGGTGGACTTGTACTCTACGCAgtcaagaggagaagacaGTCACGATATGCGATATACTGAAATATCGTAGTTTGCTGTGTCAATGCTTTACGATGTATTTATAGTATGGACATATCGAGTAAAGTAAGTCAAGTCATCAATCCAATCTCATTCCTATAGCTTTGCTTGGAATATAGCTCATCCCGACTCTCAATTCGTATCTCGTAGCTGGTCATCCTAGTGCACCTATCTAATCTAGAAACGCAACAATCCCAATGTCATTAATAACACTACCTCCAAATCGATATTACCgatacatcctcttcctcctatTCCTTGTAATCCTATTCTTCACTATCCCTTCACTAtactctccttcttccaggACGATTTCTTCGGAAATACCAAATGACGTATGTGGGTTACAagaatcctcttcttcttgcaCCGACGATTCTCCAACTACCGAATCCGAactggaattggaattggatcGAATTAAAATCGACCTTGGCAGTGTGGTTTCCAATATTCAGCAGTCGATCCAAAGGAATGGAAGgggatatgatgaagattggtATAGGAATGAATTAGGTTTTAGGATACGGTATGAGGATTTAGAACAATACCGATCGACTTTAAAGGGAAtttggaagaggtatttcTCGAACGATATTGAGGAGAATCACCGAGGGAATGAAATAGATGAAATATTGAAATATACACATTTCATACGATCACCTTCCAGTGTGGTTGGAAGACAAGAAAACGCTATTCcaaaagatatatatactacCTCGATGGAAGATCCGGATAAGTTACCTGACCAATTCAATAGTTGGACCAAGGAAAACAAAGATCACAATGTGAGATTcgtagatgataatgaaatTGATGAATGGCTGGAAGAGGCGTTATCACCTTCCAGTGGAGTAgggagggagatgatgtggttgaaagatgaggGACGATGGGGCGTAGTGAGAAGTGATTTGTTTAGGTGAGTAATGACAATCGCAAGATCTTCCGCTCTCTCCCTCCTTGGTGATTATATAAGTCACCCGAATACTAAACGAGCAAAAATTCTGACGTTTACTCGTTTCCAAAGATACCTAGTCCTACTTCTCAACGGAGGGATATACACCGATACGGACACAGCGTGTGTCCGCCCAATCTCAGAGTGGGGTAAGAACCCTATCAAATATCGATCTGACAACCCCTTAATCGAAGCATTACCTCAACTCTTATCTTTATCGTCATCTTCGACTCATGAACGGTATCCTATCTCGGTAGAGGTGGACGATGCTCCGTCGCTGATAATAGCGTTAGAGGTCGATTCACCAGCTTCAAATACCGATTGGAGATCCGAAACGTTCGTTAGAGGTATACAGATAGTTCAGTGGACCATAGCTTCAAAGAAAGGTCATCCAATATTGTTGGATGTGATAGGACATGCGTTGGAAAAAATAAGGGAGTTGAGAGAAGCtgaggaaagaggttgggaagtggatgatgaacaggaTATCGTAAGTGATTTGATGCATACTAACATCATGAGAACAAGCGTTGATGtgaatcgattgattggGGAACAGTTGGAATGGTCCGGTCCAGGTGCATTGTAAGTGATCCATTAATCAGAGGAAGTGAACCATCGAGATTGTTGGCTGACTTGATGCAAAATACAGTACCGACGCTGTATTTCGTTATCTCCTCATTCGATATGGATTCCATCCCAAAAGTGTATCAGGGTACGAAAGACCCCTGAGAGTAGGGGATGTTTTGTGAGTCCAACTTTCCGACCTAAACAGGAACGTAACGAAAACATTGGTCGACTGCTCCGCTGATCATAGCGTGTTTGATAGGATCATGCCTGTGCATTCATTCAGAGCAGATGCTTCGGAGGGATATCAAGGTGATGAGAAAGTCGTTTGGCATGGGTAAGCTCAACGCTATCTTGTCGCCAATCGATCGATTTTGGATTATTATGCTGAGAtcatttgttgttgatacAGGTtctttggaaggtggaaaCCTACATAGAAAAAAATAGACAGATACTGTTTCTCACTTCGCTTGTTTAAGATAGTCTAGACAGTTGTATTTCGGAACCATACCGCACTATATTGAACCATGCACAGGGCATTTGGGTCAACACAACGAGTACTAGATCCTTGCTACAAGAGAGGACTAAAGTATCCGGCGGGATCAAGTTACCTCAGGAACATTCGTACTGTAATGCGATGCAGCATCAAGCATGTTGTCACCCCATCAGGACGACAAGGGAGGTGCTGGCTCACGCTATGATCACTGACTAGATACTGATGACTGGTAGACTAGGCCTAGGCCAGGGTCGTCTAGACTACCCCACTCGAATTTTAGGGGCAACGAGACATGTTGTCGTCTGACATCCCCCACTTTAGATCCCACCTGATCAGGAGGAAGCGTGTTGTAACATAGCTACCATTAGTCTAATCGGAGTAAGCTTACTCACAGAGTGAACTCCCTCTCTTATCGCCCTTGTTCACGTCTGACGCAACAGGGAATAGGGAGAatggtcaaagctgaattaAGGTCCCAAAGGAGATTGATTAGGATAAAACGATAACCTGAAACAATCGAACGaccatccaccatcaccatcacagTTTAATAACAAGTGTACATCAGCTGATCCCATATGTCGTACTCCATTATTTATAAGATCCTTTGGATCACAGAAAAAGCTCTTGTTAATTTCACCAAAGGATTTTTGCATCGATACCATCAAAACAATTCATATCTTTACGAGATCTTCGGCTCTCTCTTAGCATCGTCAACTCTCAAAGTTTCCTAGATCCAGATCTACTAAACAGAGGGCGACGCCTGCGCTTTTGACGGTAACGAAATTTTCCAAAATCTGAACGGGTTGCTGAAGAGGGGATACGTGTATAAAAAGACCCGGCCCGCcaatatgtcagctgaattgaGGTGAGATTTATAAACTATattttccatcttctgtAGTTTGCACCTTTCACCTTGTCGATACACAATTGTCGACAAATCGAAGAGGACATCTTCTTTTGTACTCGTCGTCTTATAATTTATACTTGGACACGGTATTCGCCTGTTGAACATCGGTCAACTGATTCAAGATGTCTGTGGATTTCAGTGGACTCTCACCtgaagagttggaaggtaTCGCCAAAGCTTCTTTTGGGGTCGACATAGGGTTGAAGCTTGGTCCATTACTTCTAGGGTTAGTACATGCCCTCCCCTGCAACAATCTATCAAGTCAAGTCGAAAGCTTATTTTTTTATGGTTGGACACAGAGGCATCTTCGATGTGATGCTGCTAGGAGTGTTGATCCAGCAGTTTCAAAGTTGGTGGGCGTACTGTAAACCTTCCGAAAGGAAACCTATAGCTTTTATCACTGTGAGTACTGTATACAAAAACCCCTTATACGAAGgacagaaaagaaaattgaCTGACTGGGGATGATTTGTGGTAGACGTATATAATGATTTATTCGATAGGCTGGACAGGTATGGTTACAGGATATGTGATGCATAATTTTGTATACAGTAAGTTGTACCATTACCATAACGTTTGTTGAGGCTTCAAGAGTGTGCGAGTTCACTTACGATTATGGCCTGTGCCACTTCAGACTTCGGAATCTTCAGTGTGTTCTTGGAAATGCCTTATTTCACTGCCTTCCCAATAGTCGGTATGGGGATGGTAAGTTCAACTACCTACcactcatctttcaattcttgCTGCGAACTGATGCAAattgtatcatcatcagtctaCTGTGATTCAAGGCTTCTATATTGAGAGATCATGGCGTCTAAACAACAGAAATCCCTTCTTACTTGTATTCCTCTGTATCTGCGTGTAAGTTCGATTACCTCATACTCGCTTACATCTGTCGCAGTATGCTAATGGCTATATGAGGTATCCGATATAGTCTCGGAGAGTGGGCTGCCGTGTTAATATTGGTCATCAAAGTCACATCGATCGCTTCGTTACTGCAAGCCACGGTGAGTACGCTACCTGCTTTGATTTTACCTAGTTGGTATACATTACATAACATTCATTATTTTTCTGGCATTGGATATCATAGGAAGGTGTCCCACATACTCGAGCTTGGCAATGTATGACCCTGGCAGCCGATGTTATGATCACCGGCTCGATCGGTTGGGGTCTTTGGTCCGCCAAGACAGGTTGGTCGCACACCGATGCTCTCGTGAAGAAGTTGCTTCTGTAAGCGTTTTCTGTACGTACAGCTTGAGAGGGTGCTGACAATATCACGTCGCAGAGTTACATTGGAGACTCAATTGGGTCCTACCTTGCTGTGAGTTTTCTTGCTTTCCTTGAATGATATCCGTTATATTGACTGATGGAGAAATTTCGATCAGTATGGCGGCATTCGTGATTGAACTCTCTGTCCAACCGGACTCTACCCTCGGTGTCTTTTTCGAGTAAGTCTCCATCTGTATTCAATTGCAGATTGCCTTGTGTATGTGTATTGAGTTTTATTTCAATACGTATATAGTATCCTCATTCCCAAATCTTATGCTGTCGGCTATCTCGCTATTCTCAACACTCGAGTGCACCTCAAACGAAAAGATCACACCACTAGTGGCAGTCGAGAGAACCCTCAGATTGTGAGTGCTGTACCAGTCTTCGCGACATACATACTTGCTCACAATCCGATTTCAGAAAACCAACACGTATCATCTGGGTAGCGGAAGATTACAACAAGCTACTGTACATGTTGAAACCGACACTTATATCGAGGTAAGACTGGTTGtctatatcatctatcttgATTTCTGTAGACATAATGACGGTTGTAATGTTTGTTGTTTTAGTCCTATCAAGTGAAAGATCCTGTTCCTGGATTGAATCGAATCAACGAACATTCCTATGAAGAGTCCATCGAAAATTTAGATTACTCTTCAAACCTTTCAAAACAGAACTTAAACAAGCCAAACCAAGGTTTTTAGAGATAGAAACCCATGTCAACGGTCTTGGGCCAGCTAATTCAGCATACGGAGGCGTTTATTGAGTGATTACAGGAGGTtgtgagatggaagtggaagtggaagaaggtgacgTGCATAGATGTATGAAATGCATATTTTTACATCTCCAAGCTTATGAATACCTCGGCCAAAATTCAGCCGTTCTTGTCGTTGATTCCGGGTATAGGGGGTCCCCCTGTTAAGACAACACTGGATGTGATTTTTGCATCCCTCCGTCAGCTCGCATGAAGCCCCGATACTCTTTACAATAGCGTCGGAGCAACATGTCCACTGTAAGGTACACTTTCATCTCACTACCAACGAATTACGGTCCTTTTGGTTCGTCGTCTCGGATTGCCACTGGCAAGGAACGGTGCCTCCGGTGGTCATGGCGCCATGTGTGATTGTAAAGTCCAGTCTGCGCCGTTTCGTCTTGATCTGTTAGACTAGTAGTAgcatcttgatcagcttaAAAATACATaaagtatatataccatTATCAGTTCATCAGGATGCAATGTTGCGCGCCAGTCAATTCATTCTCTTAGTATTTCAAAAGTATTTGCACGATGTCAGACTCGATTGATACGCGTGTTTTTGCTCAGGAACATTGCTGAAAGAGGATCAAGTAGACAAGGCGATGGTGTGAGTATCACCTGTATCATTGTGGAGTACATGTATGATTGAGTCTGACATTTGGTGCTGCTCAGAGTATTCAGCGTTCCAGTCCTTTCGGGATTGGCTCGAGAAATTTACAGAAAGGGACTATCCGAGTGAATACCGAGACCTGTACCGAGGTACCTCAAATAGCTACCCTACTCGTCTACGTTCTGGCCGAGAACAAAGTATGGTGCTGAGTGATATCTTAGAGTCGGTGTCAACAGGAGCAGGAAAAtaccgaagaagagaggtcTAAGTATTGGAAATCCATTTTGGATCGTAGCTGTAGTATCATTATAATCAACGTTGAAGACCACAAATCCACTCGAACGAACGAAGAGGTTTTTGTTAGATTAGTTGAGTTTTACAAGATCTAAGGCACGAGTAAAGGTATATGAAGTACATGCAGGGGACATCAATCTATACATTACATATTTATATATTAGTTCATGCATATGTATTTGATCGAATCAGGCCATGATTTATATAGTAAGAGTGTGGCTGACGCCTCGAGTCACGATTATAGGCGGTGTATACATTGATATTGAAGCTTATAGTACCATTCAATGGAATCCAATCTCCAATAGCATTCTTCAGACCCCGTCTCGATCTAATTGGGAATTATGCCTATCTCATATAAGCAAAGTACAGTAATTGTACCGCAAGACTAATGAAACTTCAGCGCTCGCTAGAATAATCAATACATTCATTTGTCATTTCCTTATGGGCTTGTCACTTGTATGGTGCGATCCCGTGCCTCAAGAATCATGTATCAATCACGTTCATACCATAGATTACGCTGAAGCAGGTTACTTTAGCCGAGTAGAGCAATTGTACGATAAAGTGAGTATGTACAGTGCAAATGTGGCGATCGACTGAGTAACTCAGGGCGCAAACTGTGTCATATGTTGTATCACTTCGGTATACAAAATCATCTCCATTCATTCAGAACAGGTAGCTATCTTGgcttttgatggtgaagcatatatacaatcatgGATACGATTGGTAGTGCATTATGACATTGTCATTCCCTTATCCTTCCCCGCTAGGGCAAGATCGTTAGCAAAATGACGATGGAcattatcgatatcaaggGTATGCCAGACGAGCAAGTAGAAGCCATCGCACGATTAGcttttggtggtggtgatgtaGGATGGCACATAGGCCCTTTTCTACTAGCGTAAGTCGTTACTATTGACCTCGAACGCATGCTGAGCGGGATATGGTACGGGCTGTAGCGTTCTCTTTGATTGTATACTGTTTGGCGTGGTGAGCCAGCAGTATATGACCTGGTGGATGTTCTCACGGAGAACGGAGAGAAAATGTTATGCTTGGTTGACGGTAAGCCCTGTCTTTGTTCACGCACTGATGTCAAGCCCAAAGCTGAATGACTTCCGTTTACTCTAGCACTTCCTGGTGATAGCTTCGGCAGCATATACCATCTGCGAGATCAGCTATGGAATGCATAACTTCGTGTTCCGTAAGTACACTACTTCTTCACTATCGCCATTGTAGCCAATGCTGAATGCAGAGTTGCATGGGCTCACTAGATTTCGGCCATTACAAGGTATTCCTTGAAGTCGAATATCCTCAAGTCTTCCCGCTCCTTGGATGGATTACCTCTGCTCCCGTACAGCTGTTCTACACTGAACGCACGTTCAAACTCAACGGGAGGAATT
The nucleotide sequence above comes from Kwoniella europaea PYCC6329 chromosome 1, complete sequence. Encoded proteins:
- a CDS encoding 6-phosphogluconolactonase, which gives rise to MPPQPPAPPVFYSFPKVDVLQDSLANFVVKAQRDAVEKRGKFTIALSRGTLAANLKGLVGQENVQWDKWEVFFCDEAAVPLDSEDSNYHSNILSFLSDVPIPAGQIHTIDANLLDDLEELADQYEKQLIDHFAKSNAARYPTFDLMLLGIGPDGETASLFPGHELLSERDAWVAYLDDAPRGPKRRITMTLPVLTHCYRAVFVVSGNEKAEMLHAILDRPEEGLPCSRVRPASPGLVFFFADSEAAGLTKYPPTAFRWIDNEKEAEEAVAAAKRRAARRAAEEGGE